A portion of the Hoplias malabaricus isolate fHopMal1 chromosome 1, fHopMal1.hap1, whole genome shotgun sequence genome contains these proteins:
- the lpin1a gene encoding phosphatidate phosphatase LPIN1 isoform X1, whose product MEKEEYPEELSDELTNETSWTWTQTMNYVGQLAGQVFVQVKELYRGLNPATLSGCIDVIVVRQPDGTLQCSPFHVRFGKMGVLRSREKVVDIEINGEPVSLHMKLGENGEAFFVKETESDMEMVPSYLATSPILTDSSVLLESQMGKSASRLCEPVTGTSIHSLGALQSSGENSLIKKRRKRRRKPKSNSVKREDSGDSSKEDEDMFPIDLSSDEDTEYIANRAIGHELYKPQVTTGSSTVYSQNQDWTQSTRMDQTHTLPSSTKGGLSVSCPQQNSVFQSTISDSLPSSPKSDSELLVKSNQTRGNPENLKNTDNPEMLWAWGELPHAAMPLEKQPEPMVVSPTSIPMSESTHFRIITGDGMVEPRDESPPSLCSAAHSHYVPELRTETLYVPESVLSVEMEEKEKMDGKEKLEVEGIGAAANHVSDLEDEHGPRVMSLNRTDSPLKRKDKRSRHLGSDGVYLDDLTELEPEVAALYFPKSDGISNVKGGAEPRSTNQSPQSVGSSGIDSGVDSFSDQLGDLPHVAISLCGGLTEDREITREEFEERAISYQEFADNPSIIDDPSLVVKIGTKYYNWNTAAPLMLAMQVFQKPLPKAAVENVMKEKMPKKGGRWWFSWRGRNNSSKSESAADTVESGEQLMISDNTLKDDSSSDEDRGDKQSLVCGQQESVLSPSSICYRKTLRLTSDQLISLQLKEGPNDVVFSVTTQYQGTCRCTGTIYLWNWDDKIVISDIDGTITRSDTLGHILPTLGKDWTHQGIARLYHNVSQNGYKFMYCSARAIGMAGMTRGYLHWVNERGTMLPQGPVLLSPSSLFSALHREVIEKKPEKFKIECLTDIKNLFHPNTEPFYAAFGNRATDVYSYKEVGVPLNRIFTVNPKGELIQEHAKTNISSYGRLCEVVDHVFPLLIRGNTSDFPCSDTYSQFTFWREQLPEVDKPDQPTEYS is encoded by the exons ACTCAGACGATGAACTACGTGGGGCAGTTGGCTGGGCAGGTGTTTGTTCAGGTTAAGGAACTTTACAGAGGACTGAACCCTGCAACTCTCTCTGGCTGCATTGATGTCATCGTGGTGCGTCAGCCCGACGGAACTCTGCAATGTTCACCGTTCCATGTTCGCTTTGGAAAAATGGGAGTTCTGCGTTCTCGGGAAAAAGTG GTGGACATAGAAATCAATGGAGAACCTGTCAGTTTACATATGAAGCTGGGAGAGAACGGTGAGGCTTTCTTTGTGAAGGAGACTGAGAGTGATATG GAGATGGTTCCTTCATACCTGGCCACATCTCCAATCTTGACGGACAGCTCAGTTTTGTTGGAATCACAAATGGGAAAAAGTGCATCTCGTCTGTGTGAGCCTGTAACTGGGACCTCCATTCACTCCCTGGGAGCTTTGCAGAGCTCTGGAGAGAACAGTTTAataaagaagaggaggaagaggagaaggaaGCCAAAATCGAACAGTGTCAAGCGAGAGGATAGTGGGGATTCATCTAAGGAAGACGAGGACATGTTCCCCATTGATTTGAGCTCAGATGAAGACACAGAATACATAGCTAACAG AGCCATTGGCCATGAGCTCTACAAACCACAGGTCACTACTGGGTCCAGCACAGTGTACTCTCAAAACCAAGACTGGACACAAAG CACAAGAATGGATCAGACCCACACTCTGCCCAGTTCAACCAAGGGAGGACTGTCTGTGTCCTGCCCCCAGCAAAATTCAGTGTTCCAGTCCACAATCAG TGACTCCTTGCCTTCTTCACCCAAGAGTGACTCGGAGCTATTGGTGAAATCGAATCAAACCAGGGGCAACCCAGAGAACCTGAAGAACACAGATAACCCAGAGATGCTGTGGGCCTGGGGAGAACTACCTCACGCTGCCATG CCTTTGGAGAAGCAGCCTGAGCCCATGGTTGTTTCTCCGACATCAATCCCAATGTctgaaagcacacacttccgcATCATCACTGGGGATGGGATGGTGGAGCCACGAGATGAAAGTCCTCCATCTCTCTGCTCTGCAGCTCATAGTCATTATGTCCCAGAGCTTAGGACGGAGACGTTGTATGTTCCAGAGTCTGTTCTGTCTGTGGAGATGGAGGAAAAGGAGAAGATGGATGGAAAGGAGAAATTGGAGGTGGAGGGCATCGGTGCAGCTGCTAATCATGTTTCGGATCTGGAGGATGAACATGGTCCTAGGGTCATGTCCCTAAACAGAACCGACTCTCCATTGAAGAGGAAAG ACAAGAGGAGTCGTCACCTTGGCTCAGATGGAGTTTATCTGGATGATCTCACAGAGCTGGAGCCAGAGGTTGCAGCACTCTACTTTCCCAAGAG TGATGGTATAAGCAACGTCAAAGGCGGGGCCGAGCCAAGGAGCACCAATCAGTCACCTCAGTCAGTGGGCAGCAGTGGGATTGACAGTGGAGTGGACAGCTTTTCTGATCAGTTAGGAGATCTACCTCATGTTGCCATTTCTTTGTGTGGAGGTTTAACAGAGGACCGGGAGATCACTAGAG AGGAATTTGAGGAGAGAGCAATATCTTATCAGGAGTTTGCTGATAATCCATCAATTATAGATGACCCCAGCCTTGTTGTAAAGATTGGAACGAA GTATTATAACTGGAATACGGCTGCTCCTCTCATGCTGGCCATGCAGGTGTTCCAGAAACCTCTGCCAAAG GCTGCGGTGGAGAATGTGATGAAGGAGAAAATGCCGAAGAAAGGGGGACGTTGGTGGTTCTCATGGAGAGGAAGAAACAACAGCTCCAAATCG gaaTCTGCAGCTGATACAGTGGAAAGTGGAGAGCAGCTGATGATCTCAGATAACAC GTTAAAGGATGACTCGTCGAGTGATGAGGACAGAGGGGATAAACAGAGCCTCGTCTGTGGTCAGCAAGAGTCTGTCCTCAGTCCAAGCTCCATCTGCTACAGAAAAACCCTCAGACTGACATCAGATCAGCTT ATAAGCTTGCAGTTAAAAGAAGGTCCAAACGATGTGGTCTTCAGCGTCACAACACAGTATCAGGGAACCTGCCGCTGCACAGGAACCATTTATTTATGGAACTGGGACGATAAGATTGTGATATCAGACATAGATGGTACTATCACCAG ATCAGACACACTTGGACATATTCTACCAACACTTGGAAAAGACTGGACTCATCAGGGCATTGCTCGCCTTTACCACAATGTCAGCCA AAATGGCTACAAATTTATGTACTGTTCCGCACGGGCGATTGGAATGGCTGGAATGACAAGAGGTTACCTGCACTGGGTGAATGAGAGAGGAACCATGCTCCCTCAAGGTCCAGTTCTCCTCAGCCCCAGCAGCCTGTTTTCTGCTCTGCACAG GGAGGTGATTGAGAAAAAGCCTGAGAAGTTTAAAATCGAGTGTCTTACCGACATTAAGAACCTGTTTCACCCAAACACAGAACCGTTCTATGCTGCTTTTGGAAACAGAGCAACT GATGTGTACTCGTATAAAGAGGTGGGAGTTCCATTAAATCGAATCTTCACTGTGAACCCTAAAGGAGAACTGATTCAGGAACATGCCAAGACCAATATTTCATC GTATGGCAGGCTGTGTGAAGTGGTTGATCATGTTTTCCCACTCCTGATTAGAGGAAACACTTCAGACTTCCCCTGCTCCGACACTTACAGTCAGTTTACCTTCTGGAGAGAACAGCTCCCAGAGGTAGACAAACCAGACCAGCCCACAGAGTACAGCTGA
- the lpin1a gene encoding phosphatidate phosphatase LPIN1 isoform X2 produces the protein MNYVGQLAGQVFVQVKELYRGLNPATLSGCIDVIVVRQPDGTLQCSPFHVRFGKMGVLRSREKVVDIEINGEPVSLHMKLGENGEAFFVKETESDMEMVPSYLATSPILTDSSVLLESQMGKSASRLCEPVTGTSIHSLGALQSSGENSLIKKRRKRRRKPKSNSVKREDSGDSSKEDEDMFPIDLSSDEDTEYIANRAIGHELYKPQVTTGSSTVYSQNQDWTQSTRMDQTHTLPSSTKGGLSVSCPQQNSVFQSTISDSLPSSPKSDSELLVKSNQTRGNPENLKNTDNPEMLWAWGELPHAAMPLEKQPEPMVVSPTSIPMSESTHFRIITGDGMVEPRDESPPSLCSAAHSHYVPELRTETLYVPESVLSVEMEEKEKMDGKEKLEVEGIGAAANHVSDLEDEHGPRVMSLNRTDSPLKRKDKRSRHLGSDGVYLDDLTELEPEVAALYFPKSDGISNVKGGAEPRSTNQSPQSVGSSGIDSGVDSFSDQLGDLPHVAISLCGGLTEDREITREEFEERAISYQEFADNPSIIDDPSLVVKIGTKYYNWNTAAPLMLAMQVFQKPLPKAAVENVMKEKMPKKGGRWWFSWRGRNNSSKSESAADTVESGEQLMISDNTLKDDSSSDEDRGDKQSLVCGQQESVLSPSSICYRKTLRLTSDQLISLQLKEGPNDVVFSVTTQYQGTCRCTGTIYLWNWDDKIVISDIDGTITRSDTLGHILPTLGKDWTHQGIARLYHNVSQNGYKFMYCSARAIGMAGMTRGYLHWVNERGTMLPQGPVLLSPSSLFSALHREVIEKKPEKFKIECLTDIKNLFHPNTEPFYAAFGNRATDVYSYKEVGVPLNRIFTVNPKGELIQEHAKTNISSYGRLCEVVDHVFPLLIRGNTSDFPCSDTYSQFTFWREQLPEVDKPDQPTEYS, from the exons ATGAACTACGTGGGGCAGTTGGCTGGGCAGGTGTTTGTTCAGGTTAAGGAACTTTACAGAGGACTGAACCCTGCAACTCTCTCTGGCTGCATTGATGTCATCGTGGTGCGTCAGCCCGACGGAACTCTGCAATGTTCACCGTTCCATGTTCGCTTTGGAAAAATGGGAGTTCTGCGTTCTCGGGAAAAAGTG GTGGACATAGAAATCAATGGAGAACCTGTCAGTTTACATATGAAGCTGGGAGAGAACGGTGAGGCTTTCTTTGTGAAGGAGACTGAGAGTGATATG GAGATGGTTCCTTCATACCTGGCCACATCTCCAATCTTGACGGACAGCTCAGTTTTGTTGGAATCACAAATGGGAAAAAGTGCATCTCGTCTGTGTGAGCCTGTAACTGGGACCTCCATTCACTCCCTGGGAGCTTTGCAGAGCTCTGGAGAGAACAGTTTAataaagaagaggaggaagaggagaaggaaGCCAAAATCGAACAGTGTCAAGCGAGAGGATAGTGGGGATTCATCTAAGGAAGACGAGGACATGTTCCCCATTGATTTGAGCTCAGATGAAGACACAGAATACATAGCTAACAG AGCCATTGGCCATGAGCTCTACAAACCACAGGTCACTACTGGGTCCAGCACAGTGTACTCTCAAAACCAAGACTGGACACAAAG CACAAGAATGGATCAGACCCACACTCTGCCCAGTTCAACCAAGGGAGGACTGTCTGTGTCCTGCCCCCAGCAAAATTCAGTGTTCCAGTCCACAATCAG TGACTCCTTGCCTTCTTCACCCAAGAGTGACTCGGAGCTATTGGTGAAATCGAATCAAACCAGGGGCAACCCAGAGAACCTGAAGAACACAGATAACCCAGAGATGCTGTGGGCCTGGGGAGAACTACCTCACGCTGCCATG CCTTTGGAGAAGCAGCCTGAGCCCATGGTTGTTTCTCCGACATCAATCCCAATGTctgaaagcacacacttccgcATCATCACTGGGGATGGGATGGTGGAGCCACGAGATGAAAGTCCTCCATCTCTCTGCTCTGCAGCTCATAGTCATTATGTCCCAGAGCTTAGGACGGAGACGTTGTATGTTCCAGAGTCTGTTCTGTCTGTGGAGATGGAGGAAAAGGAGAAGATGGATGGAAAGGAGAAATTGGAGGTGGAGGGCATCGGTGCAGCTGCTAATCATGTTTCGGATCTGGAGGATGAACATGGTCCTAGGGTCATGTCCCTAAACAGAACCGACTCTCCATTGAAGAGGAAAG ACAAGAGGAGTCGTCACCTTGGCTCAGATGGAGTTTATCTGGATGATCTCACAGAGCTGGAGCCAGAGGTTGCAGCACTCTACTTTCCCAAGAG TGATGGTATAAGCAACGTCAAAGGCGGGGCCGAGCCAAGGAGCACCAATCAGTCACCTCAGTCAGTGGGCAGCAGTGGGATTGACAGTGGAGTGGACAGCTTTTCTGATCAGTTAGGAGATCTACCTCATGTTGCCATTTCTTTGTGTGGAGGTTTAACAGAGGACCGGGAGATCACTAGAG AGGAATTTGAGGAGAGAGCAATATCTTATCAGGAGTTTGCTGATAATCCATCAATTATAGATGACCCCAGCCTTGTTGTAAAGATTGGAACGAA GTATTATAACTGGAATACGGCTGCTCCTCTCATGCTGGCCATGCAGGTGTTCCAGAAACCTCTGCCAAAG GCTGCGGTGGAGAATGTGATGAAGGAGAAAATGCCGAAGAAAGGGGGACGTTGGTGGTTCTCATGGAGAGGAAGAAACAACAGCTCCAAATCG gaaTCTGCAGCTGATACAGTGGAAAGTGGAGAGCAGCTGATGATCTCAGATAACAC GTTAAAGGATGACTCGTCGAGTGATGAGGACAGAGGGGATAAACAGAGCCTCGTCTGTGGTCAGCAAGAGTCTGTCCTCAGTCCAAGCTCCATCTGCTACAGAAAAACCCTCAGACTGACATCAGATCAGCTT ATAAGCTTGCAGTTAAAAGAAGGTCCAAACGATGTGGTCTTCAGCGTCACAACACAGTATCAGGGAACCTGCCGCTGCACAGGAACCATTTATTTATGGAACTGGGACGATAAGATTGTGATATCAGACATAGATGGTACTATCACCAG ATCAGACACACTTGGACATATTCTACCAACACTTGGAAAAGACTGGACTCATCAGGGCATTGCTCGCCTTTACCACAATGTCAGCCA AAATGGCTACAAATTTATGTACTGTTCCGCACGGGCGATTGGAATGGCTGGAATGACAAGAGGTTACCTGCACTGGGTGAATGAGAGAGGAACCATGCTCCCTCAAGGTCCAGTTCTCCTCAGCCCCAGCAGCCTGTTTTCTGCTCTGCACAG GGAGGTGATTGAGAAAAAGCCTGAGAAGTTTAAAATCGAGTGTCTTACCGACATTAAGAACCTGTTTCACCCAAACACAGAACCGTTCTATGCTGCTTTTGGAAACAGAGCAACT GATGTGTACTCGTATAAAGAGGTGGGAGTTCCATTAAATCGAATCTTCACTGTGAACCCTAAAGGAGAACTGATTCAGGAACATGCCAAGACCAATATTTCATC GTATGGCAGGCTGTGTGAAGTGGTTGATCATGTTTTCCCACTCCTGATTAGAGGAAACACTTCAGACTTCCCCTGCTCCGACACTTACAGTCAGTTTACCTTCTGGAGAGAACAGCTCCCAGAGGTAGACAAACCAGACCAGCCCACAGAGTACAGCTGA